In the Clostridia bacterium genome, ATGGAAAAGGGACTCAGCTTCTTTGAGTTCAACTACATGATCATGCAGAGCTATGATTTTTACTACCTCTTCCAGCACTACGACTGCAACATGCAGTTCGGCGGCGACGACCAGTGGAGCAATATGCTCGGCGGCACCGAGCTGATCCGCAAAAAGACCGGCAAGGACGCCTACGCCATGACCATCACCCTGCTGCTCAACAGCGAGGGCAAAAAGATGGGCAAATCCGCGAAGGGCGCGGTCTGGCTCGATCCGGAGAAGACCAGCCCCTTCGAGTTTTACCAGTACTGGCGCAACGTCGACGACGCGGACGTCATGAAGTGCATCCGCATGCTGACCTTCATCCCGCTCGACAGGATCGCCGAGATGGATAAGTGGGACGCTTCCCGCGTCAACGAGAAGAAGGAAGTGCTCGCCTACGAGCTGACCGCCCTCGTCCACGGCGAGGAGGAGGCGAAGAAGGCGGAAGCCACCGCGAAGGCGCTCTTCTCCGGCGAAGGCGACGACGCGAATATGCCGACGACGGTCGTCGGCGAGGACGCCTTCACCGACGGCGCGATAGGAGTCGTGGACCTGATGCTCCTCGGCGGCCTCGCGACCAGCAGGAGCGACGCACGCCGCACCATCGAGCAGGGCGGCGTCACAGTCGACGGCGAAAAGGTCGCCTCCTTCGCGGAAACGATCGCGAAGGAACGCCTCGCGCAGGGCGTGAAGATGCGCAAGGGCAAGAAGGTCTATCACAGGTTCACGCTGCAGCGTGAACAATGATATGTCGGCGTCCCGCCGACGTGATATACGCTGCGCGTATGATATATTCGCAATGCGAATATGATATACTCGCTTCGCTCGCATTAAGGAAAAAACCGCTTCCCGATCGGGAAGCGGTTTTAATTATACGTGCGTTCGGGAGCTCC is a window encoding:
- a CDS encoding tyrosine--tRNA ligase; this encodes MEKGLSFFEFNYMIMQSYDFYYLFQHYDCNMQFGGDDQWSNMLGGTELIRKKTGKDAYAMTITLLLNSEGKKMGKSAKGAVWLDPEKTSPFEFYQYWRNVDDADVMKCIRMLTFIPLDRIAEMDKWDASRVNEKKEVLAYELTALVHGEEEAKKAEATAKALFSGEGDDANMPTTVVGEDAFTDGAIGVVDLMLLGGLATSRSDARRTIEQGGVTVDGEKVASFAETIAKERLAQGVKMRKGKKVYHRFTLQREQ